One window of Anaerolineae bacterium genomic DNA carries:
- a CDS encoding ABC transporter ATP-binding protein, which produces MDPVLDVRNLEIKYHVRDGTLTAVRNLSFTVGAGEIVGIVGESGCGKSTVASAIMRLLPPNGVISAGQILFQGRDLCRLSQEEMRDIRGKDISMIFQDPLTSLNPVFSIKEQMLDAQRAHQPKADTKELLERAVRMLERVGIPDAADRIEDYPHQFSGGMRQRIMIAIALLSNPALLIADEPTSALDVTLEAQILELIRGLRDEFGTSVLYITHDLGVVAQLCDRVIVMYAGNLVEAGDVFRIFQSPKHPYTRALLRSHPSHSLRAERLRTIRGRVPSLRDLPPGCKFAPRCDYATQTCHLEEPGYLTIDGQVILCHSYHPEPAAEAVELIPGSHSRRAVVQAVRDRALAESDVVVETRGLRTYFYDTAGLLAQLMGRQAGAVRAVDGVDLRVHRGETLALVGESGSGKTTLGRTILRLERPTAGQIIVEGQDITHWPQSKIRPLRARMQMIFQDPISSLSPRMKVSSILLEPFRIHHVPVEDPKKTVDELLEMVGLSSEQADKYPHQLSGGQARRVGIARALALRPDLLVADEPTAGLDVSVAAGILNLLKDLREQLNLTYIIITHNLNVIGFIADRVAVMYLGRVVELAPTELLFTAPKHPYTEALMSAIAIPDPSLRDKRRRIILQGEIPSPRNPPAGCTFHPRCPYAEKRCAEEVPLLRPVNGGEHLAACHFPERVRGGAVFA; this is translated from the coding sequence ATGGATCCGGTCCTTGACGTGCGCAACCTGGAAATCAAATACCATGTGCGGGACGGCACCCTCACCGCCGTCCGCAACCTGAGCTTCACGGTGGGCGCCGGCGAGATCGTCGGCATTGTCGGCGAGTCCGGCTGTGGCAAGAGCACCGTGGCCTCCGCCATCATGCGCCTGCTCCCGCCCAACGGCGTCATCAGCGCCGGCCAGATACTCTTCCAAGGCCGGGACTTATGTCGGCTCTCCCAGGAAGAGATGCGCGATATCCGCGGCAAGGATATCTCCATGATCTTCCAGGACCCGCTGACCTCCCTGAACCCGGTCTTCAGCATCAAGGAGCAGATGCTGGACGCCCAGCGCGCCCATCAGCCCAAAGCGGACACGAAAGAACTGCTGGAGCGCGCCGTGCGGATGCTGGAACGCGTCGGCATCCCCGACGCCGCTGACCGCATCGAGGATTACCCGCACCAGTTCTCGGGCGGCATGCGCCAGCGCATCATGATCGCCATCGCCCTCCTGTCGAACCCGGCCCTGCTCATCGCCGACGAGCCGACCTCCGCGCTGGACGTGACCCTGGAGGCACAGATCCTGGAGCTGATCCGCGGCCTGCGCGACGAGTTTGGCACCTCCGTGCTGTACATCACCCATGACCTGGGCGTGGTGGCGCAGTTGTGCGACCGGGTCATCGTCATGTACGCCGGCAACCTGGTGGAGGCCGGCGATGTCTTCCGCATCTTCCAGAGCCCCAAACATCCCTATACCCGCGCCCTCCTGCGCTCCCATCCATCGCACAGCCTGCGGGCGGAGCGCCTGCGCACCATCCGCGGCCGCGTGCCCAGCCTGCGCGACCTCCCGCCAGGGTGCAAGTTCGCACCGCGCTGTGACTACGCCACCCAGACCTGCCACCTGGAAGAGCCAGGTTACCTGACCATTGACGGGCAGGTCATCCTCTGCCACTCGTACCATCCGGAGCCGGCCGCGGAAGCGGTGGAGCTGATCCCGGGTTCGCACTCGCGGCGGGCAGTGGTGCAGGCGGTGCGGGATCGCGCCCTGGCGGAAAGCGATGTGGTGGTGGAGACGCGCGGCCTGCGCACCTATTTTTACGACACCGCCGGCCTGTTGGCGCAGTTGATGGGACGCCAGGCCGGCGCGGTGCGCGCTGTAGACGGGGTGGACCTGCGCGTCCATCGCGGGGAGACACTAGCCTTGGTGGGAGAATCCGGCTCGGGCAAGACCACCTTGGGACGCACCATCCTGCGGCTGGAACGCCCCACGGCCGGCCAGATCATCGTGGAGGGCCAGGACATCACCCACTGGCCGCAGTCCAAGATCCGCCCCCTGCGGGCGCGCATGCAGATGATCTTCCAGGACCCCATCTCCAGCCTCAGCCCCCGCATGAAGGTCTCCTCCATCCTGCTGGAGCCTTTCCGCATCCACCATGTGCCGGTGGAGGACCCGAAGAAAACGGTAGACGAACTGCTGGAGATGGTAGGGCTGTCGTCGGAGCAGGCCGATAAGTACCCGCATCAGCTCTCCGGCGGGCAGGCGCGGCGCGTGGGCATTGCCCGCGCCCTGGCCCTGCGGCCGGACCTGCTGGTGGCAGATGAGCCTACCGCCGGCCTGGACGTTTCCGTGGCCGCCGGCATCCTCAACCTGCTCAAAGACCTGCGCGAACAGCTCAACCTGACCTACATCATTATCACCCACAACCTGAACGTCATCGGCTTCATCGCCGACCGCGTGGCCGTCATGTACCTCGGCCGGGTGGTGGAGCTGGCGCCCACCGAACTGCTGTTCACTGCGCCCAAACATCCGTACACGGAAGCACTGATGTCGGCCATTGCCATCCCGGACCCGAGCCTGCGGGACAAGCGCCGGCGCATTATCCTGCAGGGCGAAATCCCCAGCCCGCGCAACCCGCCGGCCGGCTGTACCTTCCACCCGCGCTGTCCGTACGCGGAAAAACGCTGTGCGGAGGAAGTGCCCCTGCTTCGGCCGGTCAACGGCGGTGAACACCTGGCCGCCTGCCACTTCCCGGAGCGGGTGCGCGGCGGCGCCGTGTTCGCATAG